A DNA window from Hordeum vulgare subsp. vulgare chromosome 1H, MorexV3_pseudomolecules_assembly, whole genome shotgun sequence contains the following coding sequences:
- the LOC123404039 gene encoding uncharacterized protein LOC123404039, whose translation MASSSWKKWPDHVRDKWRDDLRDKDFWFNGYLKRPAYHKLVIELSTGFYVSWNVGVGPMNSFTRAISGMAVEEMLKNVGKFKHVIKVDLKPIPMAEQAQGRGLMSTKYQLALAAAKELGLLDQYYNGIKEKHDQVQYYTYGCDDDGRTSEDLEWHVQGTIVPQVIKHLVSQRYMLVAENLQWPIESHSLTLDAGLPSPMWSNSRWLISTASHDAYNKNDHLLSIDEDEHVMVLTLYALHQSAEHILNMTRQENKEYWHQRALQCFHYAMAIFAKHSQVVAVTSDELIHHWAAQGILPSMVAIKEEEQETTTISSKCSNMHQVGMVILEAFKKYSLLQLPFSPANDAYEATNTGAQFLAYHGLIAEGITVDELFDEKKKWISFASDNGWHVSPEWFRPEESRGATALIVRGCSHQSLILSKLDSSLTKLCFLRVLDISYTPIKSLPSSIGCLINLRLLSLRGCHGLKTLSYSSTSSATDSSINNTSNSPLATLYQLEILDMNGVPSAHLTQDVASQKWNLIHLDMSYSEITTFPPDFFQDMSNLEELILTSCSNLVELPPSMASLSSLTTLVVIGTQIKYFPQKIFEEIHKLQSLKLIDNKNLVSLTRQISRVQRIKLEGHPSLISFMLIGAPHIRHLSLRGCKKLESVEIKNLGALEELDLSGTAIKELPADIPNIPQLRRLLLLGVPSLRRFPWHRLDRLPVVFYLDHCSEENGNHSNQISHVCVTNPKFFHSFRNTAVDLVREGRFLQSFYVRVAPCITNNMHLQDEEGMLNSMLQELVKRESTYVDVYRSFYAHEIAMVPPVTIPLRRSERHMDISGKQSTLDGLRYLLIVTKSISVTCASSIDYFPWDVNFQELEECELRRCHKMTKVFNGTKGLKKLRNLHVCNLKSLYFFCEQYYNYTFNSLMHLHLEDCPRLEHVVPHRTKLPWLKTLDILFCYNLKTIFVSSYTEDDTYQLPSLQRIRLQELPLLQHFHTKDATITAPVWKELHVRGCWSLRHLPRLQGRQLEAVKVNGERSWWSKLQWGSPLHLDSYDPKLPPEFASFDECAEMSSYLR comes from the exons ATGGCATCATCTTCATGGAAAAAATGGCCTGACCATGTGCGGGATAAATGGCGTGATGATCTGAGAGATAAAGATTTTTG GTTTAATGGATACCTTAAGAGACCTGCATATCATAAATTGGTCATTGAACTGTCCACTGGGTTTTATGTGTCTTGGAATGTTGGGGTAGGGCCCATGAATTCATTCACACGGGCAATATCAGGCATGGCCGTGGAGGAAATGCTTAAGAACGTTGGAAAATTCAAACACGTGATAAAGGTGGATCTGAAGCCCATACCAATGGCAGAACAAGCCCAAGGAAGAGGCTTAATGAGCACAAAGTACCAGCTGGCCCTCGCTGCAGCAAAGGAGCTTGGTCTGCTCGACCAATATTACAACGGGATCAAGGAAAAGCACGACCAGGTACAGTACTACACCTACGGGTGCGATGATGATGGCCGTACCTCTGAAGATTTGGAATGGCACGTGCAGGGCACTATTGTTCCTCAGGTCATCAAacatttggtatcccaaaggtacATGCTAGTGGCTGAGAACCTCCAGTGGCCAATTGAGTCACACAGTTTAACACTGGATGCCGGGCTTCCTTCACCCATGTGGTCAAATTCTCGATGGCTCATCTCGACCGCctctcatgatgcctacaacaagaACGACCATTTACTATCCATTGACGAAGATGAACATGTTATGGTGCTTACCCTCTATGCACTGCATCAATCGGCAGAGCACATACTCAACATGACCCGTCAAGAAAACAAGGAGTACTGGCATCAGAGAGCCCTCCAATGCTTCCACTATGCCATGGCCATCTTTGCAAAACATTCACAAGTGGTAGCTGTTACCTCGGACGAGCTCATCCACCATTGGGCCGCCCAGGGCATCCTGCCATCTATGGTGGCcatcaaggaagaagaacaagaaaccaCTACTATCAGCAGCAAGTGTTCAAATATGCATCAAGTTGGAATGGTAATCCTTGAAGCGTTTAAGAAATACTCTTTGTTGCAGCTACCTTTTTCTCCTGCTAATGATGCTTACGAAGCCACCAATACCGGCGCACAATTCCTAGCATACCATGGCCTCATTGCGGAAGGCATCACAGTCGATGAACTCTTTGATGAGAAGAAGAAATGGATTTCATTCGCTAGTGACAATGGATGGCATGTAAGCCCAGAATGGTTTAGACCAGAGGAAAGCAGGGGGGCAACTGCACTTATTGTAAGAGGCTGCTCACATCAATCACTCATACTTTCCAAGCTGGACAGTTCCTTGACCAAGCTTTGTTTTCTTCGTGTTCTTGATATCTCCTACACTCCAATAAAATCACTCCCTTCTTCCATAGGTTGCCTAATAAACCTTCGGCTGCTTTCTCTTAGAGGCTGTCATGGTTTAAAAACTCTTTCTTATTCATCCACATCAAGTGCCACGGACTCATCAATAAATAATACTTCAAACTCACCATTGGCCACTCTATACCAGCTTGAAATTCTTGATATGAACGGAGTTCCGTCTGCTCATCTGACGCAAGATGTGGCAAGCCAAAAGTGGAATTTAATACATCTGGACATGTCCTATTCAGAAATAACTACTTTTCCCCCCGATTTCTTCCAGGACATGTCAAACCTTGAAGAGCTTATCCTGACCAGTTGCTCCAATCTTGTGGAGCTAcctccttccatggcttctctaTCCAGCTTAACGACCCTTGTGGTCATTGGGACTCAAATAAAATATTTTCCGCAGAAGATATTTGAAGAAATACATAAGCTGCAGTCGCTCAAGCTCATAGACAACAAGAACTTGGTGTCACTCACAAGACAAATCTCTAGGGTCCAAAGAATCAAATTGGAAGGGCATCCTAGCCTTATATCCTTCATGCTAATTGGCGCACCTCACATAAGGCACTTGTCTTTGCGAGGATGTAAAAAACTTGAGTCGGTCGAGATCAAGAATCTTGGTGCTTTGGAGGAGCTAGATTTGTCTGGTACAGCTATCAAGGAGCTCCCGGCTGACATCCCTAATATTCCCCAGCTTAGGCGATTGCTCTTGCTTGGTGTTCCTTCCCTGAGGCGATTTCCTTGGCATAGGCTGGACCGACTCCCGGTTGTGTTTTACTTGGATCATTGTTCAGAAGAAAATGGCAATCATTCTAATCAGATTTCCCATGTGTGTGTTACTAACCCCaagttcttccatagtttccgtaATACTGCTGTCGATTTAGTAAGAGAAGGACGGTTTCTCCAATCGTTCTATGTTCGTGTCGCACCATGCATTACAAACAACATGCATCTGCAAGATGAAGAAGGCATGCTCAATAGCATGTTGCAGGAGTTAGTGAAGAGGGAATCAACTTATGTGGATGTGTACAGAAGCTTTTATGCACATGAAATTGCAATGGTGCCACCGGTCACGATTCCCCTTCGCCGAAGTGAGCGCCACATGGATATCTCTGGGAAGCAGTCTACACTTGATGGTTTAAGGTATCTTCTAATTGTCACCAAATCAATATCAGTGACATGTGCTTCTTCTATCGACTATTTTCCTTGGGATGTCAATTTTCAAGAGCTGGAAGAATGCGAGCTACGTCGGTGCCATAAAATGACAAAGGTTTTTAATGGTACCAAAGGCTTAAAAAAACTACGGAATCTGCATGTTTGTAACCTCAAAAGTCTATACTTCTTCTGTGAACAATACTACAATTATACCTTCAATTCCCTAATGCACCTGCACTTGGAAGACTGCCCAAGATTGGAGCATGTGGTGCCACATAGAACAAAACTACCATGGCTCAAGACACTTGACATCCTGTTCTGCTACAACCTCAAGACAATTTTCGTCAGCAGTTATACAGAAGATGATACTTATCAGCTGCCAAGCCTCCAAAGGATACGTCTCCAGGAGCTGCCATTGCTCCAGCACTTCCACACCAAGGACGCTACCATCACAGCACCTGTGTGGAAGGAGCTCCATGTTCGGGGGTGCTGGAGCCTCCGACACCTCCCGCGCCTACAAGGACGCCAGCTGGAGGCAGTCAAAGTGAACGGCGagaggagctggtggagcaagctcCAGTGGGGCTCACCCCTGCACCTCGACAGCTACGACCCTAAGCTTCCACCGGAGTTCGCCTCCTTCGACGAGTGCGCCGAGATGAGCAGCTACCTCAGATGA